A region of the Desulfonatronovibrio hydrogenovorans DSM 9292 genome:
GCTGGCAAAGAAGAATTATTCATGGATGCTGACCGGCCACTGATCCAGGATGCTGGAAGAGCTGATTTCCTGAAGCTCCCCCAGAGCCCTGTGCAGGTCCTGCTGGTTTCTGATTCTGGCGGAAAAGATCAAGTCAGTGGATTCAAAGTCATCCCTGTGCCGAACCTGCCAGAGACTCCGCTGCTCCAGCTGTCTGAGACTTTGCCTGGTCCGGTTTTTCAGGCGGGAAAAGACCGGGTATCTGGCCTCAAAGACCTTCTTGAGGATCTTTTTGGTCTTGTCAGCCGGAGACTGATTTGACTGGAGGATTTGGTCAAGACTCAGGCGATCAATGGTTGTCCTGAGGCTTTGGCCATTATTGGATGCCTGTTCAGAGATCCAGGTGATGAAGTTCAGGCTGTTGTTTTTGGACCAGCCCAGGTCCTGGAAAAATGGAAAAAGTGGTTCCAGATCGTTTTTCTCCTCCAGGGCCAAGAGGAGTTCAGCGCATTCCAGACAGATATTGCCACGGCTCAATGGCTGGTCCCAGGACCTTGGGAGGCTGAGCCAGGCTGTCCACAATGAGTGGAGTCTGGTGCCTGGATCAATGCCAAGGAGCAGCCAGGATTCAGGTCCTGGTCCGTGATGGTCGGCAAAGAAACGCAGGGCAGAGATGACCCTGCCGACCGTCAGGTTCCGGGTGAAGTTGGAGCTGAGATATAAAAGCCCCCGGTGCTCAGGCCCTGCTTCAGGGATCTCCAGGGCCAGCACGGCCTGGTTCAGGGCTTTCTGGGCCATATATCGCCTGTATCCTGAAATCAGGATCCATCTCTGCCCAGCCGGCATGACAAGGACAGGATTCAACTGGCCAAGGTCTTTTATGTTCTGGATAAAAATCCGGTCCGGTTCTCTGGCCCAGAAAAGGCAGGGATCTGTTGGATCGATTTCTGCGGGGCTTAAATGAAGTAATGAAGGAAGATTATTCATAATATTTTTTATATTTTAATCTCAGCATGTTATGTTGATTATGGGGTCAGGAGCAACTTGACAACTTTTAATTCATCTTTCAATAGGACATAATCAAACGGCTTGCAGTGATATGAACAAAACATGCAGTGGGTTTACCTGTAGGCCTTGGCGATGTCCAGAGTTGCTGAACTGGATCGCTGGTTTTCCTGTTCAGATACCTTGGCGGACTGGATGGGATTCTTTGAAAATCCATGCCTTTCTTTGGGTAGTGTGGGGCATCGGTTCTCCAGGATACTGCGGTCCCTGGCCGATCAAAAAAGATCAACCCCCAAGGCAAGGCAGGGCTGAACATGCAAATACAAATTATTAAAGGGGGCAAAATCAATGCTGGATAAGTTGGAAAAGCAGAGGACCTATGCCTTGATCGGACACGGAGGAGCTGGAAAGACCTCTGTGGCTGAGATGATTCTTTATAACAGCAAGGCCATACAGCGACTGGGCAAGATTGAAGAAGGGACCACTTGCCTTGATTTTGAACCTGAAGAGATAAAGAGAAGAGGCAGTGTCCAGCCCGGGTTTTCAGCCTTCAGCTGGAACAAGAACCGGCATTATCTCATTGATATCCCCGGAGACAATAATTTTATCGGCGACATCAGCTATCTTTTGCATGGCGTTGACGGGGTGGTGTTTGTGGTTGACGCCATTGACGGGGCCAAGCCCCTGACCAAGAAGATCTGGTCCGAAGCCAAAAAACAGGGCCTTCCTGCAATCTTTTTTATCAACAAGATGGACAGGGAAAGGGCTGACTTTGACATGGCCTACCAGAGTCTGGTCAATACCCTGGGTATTAAACCAGTCCCTCTTTACCTGCCCATAGGGGCTGAATCAGATTTCAGAGGGATGGTGGATGTCCTTGAGAATAAGGCTTACCTGTTTTCCGGGGACGGGGTCCTGACTCCCGGAGAAGTGCCGGCTGAGATGGCCGACATTGTGGAGGAAGCCAGGGAGGCGGCCATTGAGAATATCGCTGAAAGTGATGAAGTGCTCATGGAAAAGTATCTGGAAGAAGGAAGCCTTACTCCTGAAGAGATGCAGCAGGGTCTAAGGGCAGGTGTGCTTTCCGGTGAAATAGTGCCCATCTGCGTTGGCTCTGCCCTTGAAAACAAAGGCGGGGCAAATCTTCTTGATGCGGTCCAGCAGCTCCTGCCATCTCCCCTTGAACATCCCGCATGGCAGGGCAAAGATGGAGAAGTCAGGGAGGCCAGTCCGGATGAGCATTTTTCGGCCTTTGTCTTTAAGACCATTACTGATCCCTTTGCCGGCCATTTAAGTGTCATGAGGGTCATGTCCGGAAAACTGTCCGCTGATATGACTCTTTTCAACCCCTTGAAGGATGAAAAGGAAAAACTGGGCCAGCTTTTGTATCTGGAAGGCAAAAAACAGACTCCGGCCAAGGAGGAGTTGGGCCCCGGGGCCATTGTTGCCGCGCCCAAGCTCAAGAAAACCACCACTGGAGACACCTTGTGCGCTGAAGGAAGGCTTTTTGTGCTTCAAGTCGAAGACCTGCCTCCTTGCATCCTGTCCTACGCCCTGGCGGCCGAAGAAAAGGGTGAAGAAGACAAGGTCTTCTCAGCTGTCCAGAGACTCCTGGATGAGGATATCAATCTCAGGCTGGCCAGAAACGAGGAGACAGGGGATATGCTGCTTTCCGGAATGGGCCAGCTGCACATTGAAACTGCAGTGGAAAAGGCCAGAAGAAGGTATAAAGCCAATATCGTCCTCAAGACCCCCAAGATTCCCTACCGGGAAACCATCAAGGGCCGGGCTGAAGTCCAGGGAAGGTACAAAAAACAGACCGGAGGCAGAGGACAGTTCGGTGACTGCTGGATCAGGCTTGAACCAAGGCAGCGGGGAGAAGGCTACGAATTTGAAGATGCTATTGTGGGCGGGGCCATCCCCAGGCAGTATATTCCGGCAGTTGACAAAGGAATTCAGGAAACAGCAGCCAAGGGAGTGGTGGCCGGCTATCCGGTGGTAGATTTCAAAGTCACCCTGTATGATGGTTCTTATCACAGCGTGGACTCATCAGAAATGGCCTTCAAGGTGGCTGGTTCCATGGCCTTTAAAAAGGCCGTGGAACAGTGCAAGCCGATTCTGCTGGAGCCCATAGTCCTGGTCCAGGTCTATGTGCCTGACGAGTATATGGGGGACGTCATCGGAGATTTGTCCAGCAAGCGGGGCAAAGTTCTGGGTTCTGATTCAGACAAGGGGATCACTGAAGTCAGAGCTCATGTGCCCATGTCTGAAATCCTTCAGTATGCCCAGGATCTGCGTTCCATGACCGGCGGTCAGGGCACCTTTACCATGGAGTTCGATCACTATGAGGAGTGCCCGGCACCTATTGCAGAAAAGATAATTGCTGAAAGCAAGGAAGCCAGAGAGGGCTGATTCCCGGCATCGGGTAACCCGGACAGTATCCTGAAATATCAAAGCCCGGTCCGCTCAAAAAAACATGAGCGGGCCGGGCTTTCATGTTTTTATGGCCTTGAGCTGGAACTGACCTTGTTTGAATAAAAACTTGAGGGCCAGGGATGTTTTCCCTGGATTGTTTGAGTTGTATTTTGCAGGGTTATGAGATAGTTCCCCATTAGGTAACGATGAGTTGACAGACCAGGATGACTGTCGGGCAGGAATGCTCTGACCCTGGGCCAAAGGACCATTGATTCAGAATCTAATGGTCCTGGATTGATTGGAGTACATGATCTACCAGCAGGGATAGATCGGGGCGGATATAAGTTTTTTCATTGCAGGGCAATGCCCTGGCCAAGCTTTTGGGAGTGTCAGTCATGGATTCAGGTGAAAATTATGTTAAATTGATCCCGTTGGGAGGACTGGGTGAAATCGGTCAGAACTGCATGGTCCTGGAGAGCAGGGATTCCATGGTGGTCATTGATTGCGGTCTCATGTTTCCTGAGGACTTTCTTCTGGGGGTGGACGTGGTCATACCCAGGTTTGACTATGTCATAAAAAACAAGGACAAGCTTAAGGGAATTGTCCTGACCCATGGACATGAAGACCATATCGGGGCCCTGCCCTGGCTCATGCCTTATGTGGATGTTCCCATTTACGGTTCCAGGTTCACGTTGCAGCTTGTTTCCAACAAGCTTTCTGAATTCAACCTCATGGACTATGTGCAGACCGAGGTGGTGGATCAGAACAGCGTTCTTGAACTGGGTGATTTCACCTTTAATTTTTTCCGGGTTTGCCATTCCATTATAGAGGGGTTTGGCCTGGGCATTGAAACTCCCATGGGCAGGATGGTCCATACCGGAGATTTTAAGCTGGACCGTGAACCAATGGGGGGCCACCTGACTGACCTTGATGCCTTCAGGGCCTTTGCTGAACCAGGGGTGATGCTTCTTCTGTCCGACTCCACCAATGTTGAAAGGGAGGGTTATGCCCTGACTGAAAGGGAGATCATGTCATCTCTCAGGGGGTATTTTGCCAAGGCCAAGGGTCGGATACTGGTGACCCTGTTTTCCAGCCATATCCAGCGGATGCAGGAGATATTCGATCTGGCCCGGGAATTTGGACGCAAGGTAGCCATCAGTGGCCGGAGTCTTGCCAAGAATATTGACATGGCCATGGAAGAGGGCTTTCTGAGGGTGGATCATGATGTTTATTGTCCGCTGGAGGATTTGCCTGGTTACGATGATTCAGAAATGGTCCTTTTATTGACCGGATCTCAGGGCGAACCTCTCTCCGCCCTGACCAGGCTCGCCCTGGGCGAACACAAGCAGCTGCAGATCAATAAGGGCGATCTGGTGCTCATGTCTTCCAGGATAATTCCGGGCAATACCAAGGCCATAACCAGGGTCATCAATAACCTTTACCGGCTGGGTGCGGAAGTGGTTTATGAAAAGGTCCGGGCCATTCACGCCTCAGGCCATGCCCATAGGGAAGAACTGAAGGTGATGCTGGAAACGGTATCCCCCAGGTTTTTCATTCCGGTCCATGGAGAATACAGGCACCTGTTCAAGCATGTCCAGCTGGCCAAGGAATGCGGGGTTGCTCCGGAAAGAAGCATCGTTCTGGAGGACGGGCAGCCTTTGACCTTTACTGCCAAAGGGGTCCGGTTTGAGGAGGAGATTTTTTCCGAATCCATCCTGGTGGACGGAAAGGGTGTAGGAGACGTAGGCCATACTGTGCTTAAGGAGAGGCATATCCTGGGCGGAGAAGGACTGGTTATAGCAATAATGGTGGTCAGCCAGGAAACCGGGGAAATGCTCATGGGGCCCAGAATTTTGTCCAGAGGGTTTATTTTTGAACAGCAGTATGCCCATGTTCTTGAAGATGCCAAATGTCTTGTGCTGGATATATTTGAAGATATTCCGCCCGGTGCAACAAAAAAACTTGAGGAAAAGACCCGTTCCACCCTGCGCAGATTTTTTCGGAAAATCCTGGAAAGGGATCCTATTGTAATACCCCTGGTAATAAAAGTGTGATTAATATTTTTTGTCAGGGACAGGGTGGTCCTGTCCCTGACCTGCTGACCCGTTCCCAGGGATGAATTGAAAAGACCGGTGTATCTCCTGGTCAGTAACTAAAAAACCGGCTTGCAGCTTTTGCGAGCCGGTTTTTTAGTTTGTTTGACAATTCAGGACATATTAATTACGGTTTATAATCAGGATAAAGCGTTTTTTTTGCGTATAAAAGTGATCTGGATATTCAAATAAATATATTTGATTAGTCCAGTACAGGTTTAATCATTGTTGATCCAGGCATGCTGCATTTCTGACTGTCTGCAATAAAGGATCCAGGGGACAGGCAACCGGTCACGACCCTCTGGTCCTCTTTTTGTACATCCGGCATGCAGCTTTTGCCCGGGTTATGAGCAAGGGGTATTAGCATGTGTGGTATTTGTGGAGAAATCCGGTTTGATAACAAGGAAATTACGCCTGATGCAGTTTACAGGATGTCCAGGGCCATGGTTCCCAGGGGGCCGGACGGGTCGGGCCTGGTTCAGCTGGGCAGACAGTGCCTGGGTCATCGAAGACTCAAGATTGTGGATCTGAGCGAAAAGTCCAGACAGCCCATGATCGATTCTGAGCTGGGGCTGTCATGTGTGTTCAACGGGATGATCTATAATTTCAAGGAGATCCGGGAAGAGCTTGCTGCCCAGGGTTACAGGTTTTTTTCCGATGGGGATACAGAGGTAGTTATCAAGGCCTACCATCACTGGGGCATGGAGTGCGTGGACCGGTTCATGGGCATGTTTGCCTTTGCAATAGTCGAGCGCGATTCAGGCCGGGTTGTTCTTGGCCGGGACCGCCTGGGCATCAAGCCCCTTTATTATGCCGAAAAAAACAGCAGTCTTTTGTTTGCTTCTTCTCTTCCGGCCATTCTGGCCACTGGAGCGGCAGGTCCGGAAATAGATCCGGTTGCTCTGCATTACTATATGAGCTTTCATGCGGTGGTGCCAGCCCCGCATACCATGCTTCTGGATGTGCGCAAGCTGGGTCCGGCAACCCTGATGACCATTGAACCGGATGGGGAAAAAAAAGAGACGGTCTATTGGAGGCCGGATTACAGAAGAAGTTCCCAGGACCAGCAGAGGTCTTTTGAAGAGTGGCAGGATCTGGTTATGGACTCCCTGCGCAAGGCTGTTCAAAGGAGAATGGTGGCTGACGTGCCGGTTGGAGTTCTTTTGTCCGGCGGGCTGGATTCCAGCCTGGTGGTGGGCCTTCTGGCTGAGGCCGGAGTCAGGGACCTCAAGACATTTTCCATTGGTTTTGAGTCAGTGGGCGGGGAACAGGGAGACGAGTTCAGGTATTCGGACGTTATAGCCAGACATTTCAGCACTGACCATCATAAGATCAGGGTCAGATCAGGAGAGGCCCTGGCCAATATCCAGAATTGTGTCCGGGCCATGTCTGAACCCATGGTCAGCCATGACAATATCGGTTTCTATCTCCTTTCTAGAGAGGTCTCCAAAAAGGTCAAGGTGGTCCAGAGCGGACAGGGGGCAGACGAGATTTTCGGTGGCTATCACTGGTATCCGCCTCTTATGGACAGCCTTGACCCAGTCCAGGACTACTCCAAGGTGTTCTTTGATCTTGATCATAAAACCTATGCCCAGACAGTTAACCCGGAGCTGGTGCTGGAAGATTTCAGCAGCCGGTTTGTCCGGGACCATTTTGAAAAGGAGGGGGCGGATCGGACCATAGATATGGCCATGCGGCTGGATTCTCTGATCATGCTGGTGGATGACCCGGTAAAACGGGTGGATAACATGACCATGGCCTGGGGCCTGGAGGCCAGGGTACCTTTTCTTGACCACGAGCTGGTGGAGCTGGCAGCCCGGATTCCACCTGAATACAAGGTGGGCCAGGGAGGAAAGTTTGTCCTTAAGGAGGCCTCCAGAAAAGTGATTCCTGCTGAGGTCATTGACCGGCCCAAGGGATATTTCCCGGTTCCGGCCCTCAAATATCTCAAGGGTGATTTTCTGGATTTTGTCCGGGATGTCCTGGCTGATCCCGGAGCCAGAAACAGAAGGATTTTCCAGCAGAAGCATCTGGACAGGCTTTTGGATAATCCCCAGGAAGAGATAACCCCCCTTGGATCATCCAGGCTCTGGCAGGCTGCACTCCTGGAACTGTGGTTTCAAACCCATGACATCTGAGGAAAGGAAGGCTGGACATGGCGCACAAGTACAAGAAAGACCATCGGTTTGACCGCAGCAATGTTCCTTCCCTGCGCAGCTGGGAAAGCAAAAACCTAGCACCCGGGATCAAGGCCGAAGATGACGTGGTTTTGGATTGCGGTTGGGGAAGACTGATTTTTGGACACACCTTCAAGGATCAGGAAAAACTGGTGCAGGCTATTCTTAAGGAGACGCCCGGCAAAAGAGATATCGCCATCTATCTCCGGGATCCCCACGTTGTCCTGTCTCTGGCCCCTCAGGACCTGTTCATGGATCCTTCACACACCTACCGGCTGTGGCTTGATAATTACCTGCCGGGCAAGGCCCTGCCCAAGCGGTTTGTGATCCGCAGGATAAGTTCCCTGGAGGATTGCCGGGCAGTGAACCGGATCTATTCCACCTGGGGCATGGTCAATTCCAGTGAAGATTTTATGTGGAAAAACCGCAAATCAAGGAAGATCGTGATTCTTGTAGCTGAAGATGTGGACCGCAGGCAGATCATCGGTACTGTGACCGGTGTGGACCACAAGGCCGCCTACAGTGATCCGGAAAATGGTTCAAGTTTGTGGTGTCTGGCTGTGGATGCCCAGGCCCCTCACCCTGGGGTTGGAGAGGCAATGGTCCGGCATCTGGCTGAAAACTTCATGGCCAAGGGCCGGTCATATCTTGATCTTTCAGTTATGCACGACAATAAACAGGCCATTGCCCTGTATGAGAAACTCGGTTTTCAGAGGGTTCCGGTCTTTTGTATAAAGAGAAAAAATCCCATAAACGAGCCCTTGTTCACATCCACCCCTGAAACCAGTCAACTAAACCCCTACTCCACCATTATCATCAAAGAGGCCAGAAGAAGGGGGATCAGCGTGGAGGTCCTGGACCAGGAGTCGGGTCATTTCGCCCTGACCCTGGGCGGAAGAACAGTTGTCTGCTGGGAATCCTTAAGTGAGATGACCAGTGCCATTGCCCTGTGCCGGTGCGATGACAAGTCCCTCACCAGAAGGATTCTGCGCAGGGCCGGACTGAATGTGCCTGAACAGATCAAGGCTGGAAACAGGGAAGAGAATCATGTTTTTCTGCAGAAACATGGTTCCCTGGTTGTCAAACCGGCCAGGGGGGAGCAGGGTGCGGGCATCAGTGTTGATGTCCGTGGTCCTGATGGTCTGGACAAGGCCTGCAGGGCCGCTTCCAGAGTCTGCTCTACTGTTTTGCTTGAAAATTATGTTCAGGGGCAGGATCTCCGGATAATTGTCATTGATTTCAAAGTGGTTGCCGGAGCTGTTCGCAAGCCTGCAGAGATCGTGGGAACAGGCAGACACACCATCAAAGAGCTTATCCAGAAGCAGAGCAGGCGAAGAAGGGCAGCTACTGGAGGGGAAAGTAAAATACCTCTGGATGGTGAAACCAAACGTTGTGTGGCCCAGTCCGGATATGACCTGGAGAGTATCCTTCCGGCTGAAGAACGCCTTGAGGTCCGCAAGACAGCCAACCTCCATACCGGAGGAACCATCCACGATGTTACAGAAAAGCTTCATCCCGAGCTTGTCCGGGCAGCTGAGCATGCGGCCCGGGCCATTAATATACCTGTGGTGGGTCTTGATTTCCTGGTCAGTGATGTGACCGGGCCGGAATATGTGATCATTGAAGCCAATGAACGTCCGGGACTGGCCAATCATGAGCCCCAGCCCACGGCCCAGAGATATGTGGACTTCCTCTTCCCCCAGACAGTTGTTTAACTAAATTTGGCAAAAAAAAGCTTATGGAAAAAAAACTATCCATTGATATGCACTATCTGAAAAGGATCATGAGTGATCTGCTGAACATTCCCAGTCCCACCGGGTATACCGACAAAGTGGTTCACTTTACCTGTAATGAGCTGGATAAACTGGGCCTGTCCCATGAGCTGACCAGGAGGGGGGCCATCAGGGCGGACATCAAGGGGGCCAGATCTTCTCCAGACCGGGCTGTTGTGGCCCACCTGGACACCTTGGGGGCCATGGTCACCAAGCTAAAGCCCAATGGCAGGCTGAGCCTGACCTCAATAGGGACCTGGTCCAGCCGGTTTGCTGAAGGGGCCAGGGTGAGCATTTTCACTGATTTTGGAGCCAGAAGGGGTACCATCCTGCCCCTTAAGGCTTCAGGTCATGCCTATGACACGGAAATAGACTCCCAGCCTGTTTCCTGGGATAATGTAGAGGTCCGGGTGGATGAAGACGCTCTGTGCCGGGAAGATCTGGAAAATTTGGGGATTAATGTGGGTGACTGGGTGGCTGTTGATTCTCCTCTGGAAATAAGTCCAGGGGGATACGTCAATGCCCGGCACCTGGACAACAAGGCAGGGGTGGCTGTTCTTCTGGCTGCTGCAAAGGCAGTGGTTGAGACCGGAACCAAGCTGCCCATTGACTGTCATCTCCTGTTCACCATTTCCGAAGAGGTGGGATCTGGTGCATCAGCTGTGCTGCACGGGGACGTGGCTGAAATGGTCAGTATTGACAACGCTCCTATCATTGAGGGCCGCAACCGTTTTGAAAAAGGGGTCACCCTTTGCATCAAGGACTCCAGCGGTCCTTTTGATTATCACCTGACCCATCTTTTGATTGAGCTTTGTCAAAGACATAAGATTCTGCACCAGCGGGATGTGTTCCGGTACTATCGGTGTGATGCCGCTTCAGCCATTGAAGCCGGCAATGACCTCCGTACCGCCCTGGCCTGCTTTGGAGTGGATGCCTCCCACGGCCATGAACGGACTCATCTGGGTTCCCTGGAATCCCTGACCCACCTGTTGACCGTTTATATGCAGAGCCCTCCGGTGACAGAGAGGGATCGCAGATATCTGGGTCCCATTAATGGTTTTACTGAGCAGCCCCTGGCCTCGGCTCAGGAGCCCGAAGCCCAGTCATGCAGGATCGGATCCCAGGAAACTCCGGAAGCAGCAGATTGAAGTGCCTGGCTAGCTCCTGGTCCAGACAATCTGCCCTTTTGACAGGGCCTTTAAGGCCCTCCATCTGGTGAGTATCTGGAAAAAAAATCATCAAGGGATTCCAGGTAGCTGACCTCGCTCTCCATAAACCCGGTGTTGTGCCCGCCCCTTATTTCCTGAAAATGTTTGGGCTCGGTTGCAGATTCGTAGAGGCGCTGCCCGTGGGAGTGGGGAATTATCTCGTCGTCCGGACTGTGAATGATGAGGGTGGGTGCGGATATATTTCTCAGTTTATCCAGGGTATTATATTCAAAACGGGACAGAAGCCGCACCGGCAGAAACCTGAACAGCTCCGAGCCAAGGTCAATGACACTGGTGAAGGTTGATTCCAGAATGACTCCGGCCGGATCGGTCTTTGCGGCAAGGTCGGCAGCCACAGCTCCACCCAGGGATCTGCCGAAGATGAAAATTCTGTCCGGATCAATTCTCCTGGTTCCCACCAGATAGTCCCAGGCAGCCCGGGCATCAGCGTAGGTATTAATCTCGCTGGGTTTTCCGGAACTCCGTCCATAACCCTGATAATCAAAGATCAGAACAGACACGTCCAGGGAATGCAGGTAGCTGATGGTCTGCAAGCGGTGGGATATGTTGCCGGCATTTCCATGGCAGAACAGGACCACTGCCCGTTCCTGGGCTGCAGGGATGAACCAGGCATGAACCCTGTTTCCGTTTCTGGAGTCAATGTATACCTCCTGGAAACCCAGTCCGATCTGGGCCGGATCTCCCTGCAGGCTGGAATAGGGCACATAAACCAGACGATGCTGAAAAAAATAGGCATATCCCAGAAAAACCAGGTAAAAAAAGAAAAAAATGCCAGAAAGGGAAGCAATTACTTTAAACATAATGTTTTCTGCCGGTTGAAAGACTTAAAACCACCTGTTTCGTCCAGGACTCCTCCAAAGTCTTTGTTGATCTGGAAGCAAATCATCCGGTAGAGCCAGGTATCCATAGCCAGGGTTTCTGGTCTGTTTTTTATTATCTTGGGCCAGACTAATCAACCGTTTAATTCTGTCCTCTGTTCTGGGATGAGTTCTGAGAATGGATGGCAGGTCGGATTTTCTGCCCGGGAACAGAAAGCCGCTCCACCAGACCGGGACCTTATATTCTAGCCTGGCCAGGGCCCTGGCCAGCCCCAGTGGATCATTGGTGAGCAGTGCCGCATCCAGGTCCGCATCCCACTCCCTGGTCCTGGACAGGGCCAGCTGCATGATGGCGCTGACAGTAGGGGCCAGGATGAGCACTGCTATTGCCCACCAGGAAATCCGGTAACCCTCCATCAGGATCAGGGGAAGGTTGATCAACAAAAGGATCTGGCCACCCAGAGCCATGAATCCTGTCAGACGGCTGACTGCATCGGCCATGTTCATAATCCGGGTGTCGTTGTTTCTGATGTGGCTGATTTCATGGGCCAGAACTGCCTGGAGTTCCCTCAAGTCCAGGGCTTCAAGTAAACCGCCGGTCACAGCAATGACAGGCCTTTTTCTGTTGCCCAGGGAAAAGGCGTTTATGGCCGGGCTCGGCACATAATAGAGATCCGGGGTCCGGATCAGGCCGGCTTTATGACTGATTTTTCCAAGGATTTCATAAAGGGCCGGGATTTGTTCCGGCTTCAGCCGGCCGGCCTTGTATGCGTGCAGCACCAATGCCGGCCATGGAGAGAACATCCATGAGCCGGCGGACAGAACGCCTCCTGCTGCCAGGGCCCATAAGATCCCAGTCCTTCCGGCCATGAGCCAGCCCAGGAGAATAAGCAGACCGGCCATAACGGATATGATCAGGACGGAGTGAAACAGGTTCAGCCACTTGTGGCCTGTATAGTTCTTGCTATTCATAATCACTGCAGCTACATGGCCGTGCCTTGTGCTGTCCATGGTTCAGGGGTATTGTCTTGACTTGGGAACGGGTCGCCACTTAAAAAATCAACATTAAGGCCTGGATCACAGCCTGGCTCAAAGGTGATTTTTTCGGAGTAGTTGAATTTCTTTTAGAAGTTACCCTGATTTTTTCCCTGGAATTATCAGACATTTTTATATAACTAAAACATTCCTGCCAAAAATCAAATCAATCTGTTTTTTTGATTTCAGGTTTTTTTCGAGCACTGTTACGGTAGATGGAATTAATAACAGTCATCGGCTGGTCCAGTCTGGATAAGGGACAATCAGCCATAGCCCTTTTAAGAGGATGTACATGAAACCCAGCAAGATGCCCCAGGATACGGTTGAACCTGTTATAAGCGACAATGCCAGAACTGTCTTGACCAAACGATATCTGCGGAAAGGAGAGGACGGACAGCCTGTCGAGGATTTCAGGGCCATGTTCTGGAGAGTTGCTTCCAGCATTGCCAATGAGGAAAAAAAATATAAAAAATCAAGATATAAGGCAGATGAGCTGGCTGGAATTTTTTATACCCTCATGACCGAGTACCGCTTTCTGCCCAATTCCCCGACCCTGATGAACGCCGGAACAGACCTGGGCCAGCTGGCCGCTTGTTTTGTCCTTCCGGTGGGGGACTCCATGGAGGAAATTTTCGATGCCATAAAGCATGCAGCCCTTATTCATAAATCTGGAGGCGGGACAGGCTTTTCCTTTTCCAGGCTGCGGCCCAAGGACAGCCGGGTGGGCTCCACCGGGGGAATTGCCTCAGGTCCCATCTCTTTTTTAAGGATCTTCAACACCGCCACTGAGCAGGTCAAGCAGGGAGGCACCCGTCGCGGAGCCAACATGGGAATAATGAGGGTGGATCATCCGGATATCATCGATTTTATCCGGGCCAAGGAAAGGGATGGAGAGCTGAACAACTTCAACCTGTCCATCGCCCTGACTGAAGAGTTTATGCAGGCAGTGGAGAATAATGAGGAATATGTACTGATCGCTCCGCATACCAAAAAAGAGAAGGGAAGGCTCAAAGCAGTTGAAGTATTTTCTCTGCTGGTCCAGAAGGCCTGGGAGAGCGGTGATCCAGGGATAAT
Encoded here:
- the ngg gene encoding N-acetylglutaminylglutamine synthetase; amino-acid sequence: MAHKYKKDHRFDRSNVPSLRSWESKNLAPGIKAEDDVVLDCGWGRLIFGHTFKDQEKLVQAILKETPGKRDIAIYLRDPHVVLSLAPQDLFMDPSHTYRLWLDNYLPGKALPKRFVIRRISSLEDCRAVNRIYSTWGMVNSSEDFMWKNRKSRKIVILVAEDVDRRQIIGTVTGVDHKAAYSDPENGSSLWCLAVDAQAPHPGVGEAMVRHLAENFMAKGRSYLDLSVMHDNKQAIALYEKLGFQRVPVFCIKRKNPINEPLFTSTPETSQLNPYSTIIIKEARRRGISVEVLDQESGHFALTLGGRTVVCWESLSEMTSAIALCRCDDKSLTRRILRRAGLNVPEQIKAGNREENHVFLQKHGSLVVKPARGEQGAGISVDVRGPDGLDKACRAASRVCSTVLLENYVQGQDLRIIVIDFKVVAGAVRKPAEIVGTGRHTIKELIQKQSRRRRAATGGESKIPLDGETKRCVAQSGYDLESILPAEERLEVRKTANLHTGGTIHDVTEKLHPELVRAAEHAARAINIPVVGLDFLVSDVTGPEYVIIEANERPGLANHEPQPTAQRYVDFLFPQTVV
- a CDS encoding osmoprotectant NAGGN system M42 family peptidase produces the protein MEKKLSIDMHYLKRIMSDLLNIPSPTGYTDKVVHFTCNELDKLGLSHELTRRGAIRADIKGARSSPDRAVVAHLDTLGAMVTKLKPNGRLSLTSIGTWSSRFAEGARVSIFTDFGARRGTILPLKASGHAYDTEIDSQPVSWDNVEVRVDEDALCREDLENLGINVGDWVAVDSPLEISPGGYVNARHLDNKAGVAVLLAAAKAVVETGTKLPIDCHLLFTISEEVGSGASAVLHGDVAEMVSIDNAPIIEGRNRFEKGVTLCIKDSSGPFDYHLTHLLIELCQRHKILHQRDVFRYYRCDAASAIEAGNDLRTALACFGVDASHGHERTHLGSLESLTHLLTVYMQSPPVTERDRRYLGPINGFTEQPLASAQEPEAQSCRIGSQETPEAAD
- a CDS encoding alpha/beta hydrolase, which encodes MFKVIASLSGIFFFFYLVFLGYAYFFQHRLVYVPYSSLQGDPAQIGLGFQEVYIDSRNGNRVHAWFIPAAQERAVVLFCHGNAGNISHRLQTISYLHSLDVSVLIFDYQGYGRSSGKPSEINTYADARAAWDYLVGTRRIDPDRIFIFGRSLGGAVAADLAAKTDPAGVILESTFTSVIDLGSELFRFLPVRLLSRFEYNTLDKLRNISAPTLIIHSPDDEIIPHSHGQRLYESATEPKHFQEIRGGHNTGFMESEVSYLESLDDFFSRYSPDGGP
- a CDS encoding zinc metalloprotease HtpX; translated protein: MNSKNYTGHKWLNLFHSVLIISVMAGLLILLGWLMAGRTGILWALAAGGVLSAGSWMFSPWPALVLHAYKAGRLKPEQIPALYEILGKISHKAGLIRTPDLYYVPSPAINAFSLGNRKRPVIAVTGGLLEALDLRELQAVLAHEISHIRNNDTRIMNMADAVSRLTGFMALGGQILLLINLPLILMEGYRISWWAIAVLILAPTVSAIMQLALSRTREWDADLDAALLTNDPLGLARALARLEYKVPVWWSGFLFPGRKSDLPSILRTHPRTEDRIKRLISLAQDNKKQTRNPGYGYLALPDDLLPDQQRLWRSPGRNRWF